A genomic stretch from Cloacibacterium caeni includes:
- a CDS encoding efflux RND transporter periplasmic adaptor subunit — MKKTLIYIVIAAVLVGLAAYKISSNKSKQEAEVAEVAKEVDKINVNVVTVQYESINTDYTANGTFLPKQEMNQSSEISGRIVSVLVKEGTRVGAGQTLATIKRDAIDVDVSQAQNNLQNAIIDNQRYENAYKTGGVTKQQLDNSRLQLKNAQAAVRAQSVRISDTSIRAGISGTINKKMVEPGTVVSPGTPMFEIVNINSLKLSVLVDESQVGKIQLGQQVAINVNVLPEDSFSGRITFIAPKSDASLNFPVEIEVQNRGNLKAGMYATAIFQTNNGAETQNMLTVPATAFVNGVSSGQIFVAQNGVAKLIKVTPGKVYGDKVQILNGLKNGDQVITSGQINLDNGSKINIIK; from the coding sequence ATGAAAAAAACTTTAATATATATTGTTATTGCAGCGGTTTTGGTAGGATTGGCTGCTTATAAAATCTCAAGTAATAAGAGTAAACAAGAGGCGGAAGTAGCGGAAGTAGCAAAAGAAGTTGATAAAATTAACGTAAATGTTGTTACCGTTCAATACGAAAGCATTAATACAGATTATACAGCAAACGGAACTTTTCTTCCAAAACAAGAAATGAATCAATCTTCTGAAATTTCTGGTAGAATTGTAAGTGTTTTGGTAAAAGAAGGTACTAGAGTAGGTGCTGGTCAAACTTTGGCAACCATCAAAAGAGATGCAATAGATGTAGATGTTTCTCAGGCTCAGAACAACTTGCAAAACGCTATTATAGACAATCAACGTTACGAAAATGCCTATAAAACTGGAGGCGTTACTAAGCAGCAATTAGATAACTCAAGATTGCAACTTAAAAATGCTCAGGCTGCTGTAAGAGCTCAAAGCGTTAGAATTAGTGATACCAGCATCCGCGCAGGAATTAGTGGAACTATTAATAAAAAAATGGTAGAACCAGGAACTGTGGTTTCTCCAGGAACTCCAATGTTCGAGATTGTAAATATCAACAGTTTGAAACTTTCTGTTTTAGTAGATGAAAGTCAGGTTGGGAAAATTCAATTAGGACAACAAGTTGCTATTAATGTAAATGTTTTGCCAGAAGATTCTTTCAGTGGTAGAATTACATTTATTGCGCCTAAAAGTGATGCTTCACTGAATTTCCCTGTAGAAATTGAAGTTCAAAACAGAGGAAACTTAAAAGCTGGGATGTATGCTACTGCAATTTTCCAAACGAATAATGGTGCTGAAACTCAAAATATGTTAACTGTACCAGCTACAGCATTCGTAAACGGAGTAAGTTCTGGGCAAATTTTTGTAGCTCAAAACGGAGTTGCTAAATTGATTAAAGTTACACCTGGAAAAGTGTATGGCGATAAAGTTCAAATCTTAAATGGTCTTAAAAATGGAGACCAAGTGATTACCAGTGGACAAATTAACCTAGATAATGGTTCTAAAATTAATATCATAAAGTAG
- a CDS encoding efflux RND transporter permease subunit, whose protein sequence is MKLAEISIKRPSLVIVLFTLLTLGGLLSYSMMGYELIPKFETNIVTISTVYPGASPSEVETSVTRKIEDAVGSLENVKKVESSSYESLSVIMVQLNNGADVDYALNDAQRKVNAILADLPDDVDAPSLNKFSLDDMPIITMSISSDKLNNKELYDLLDKKIEPIFSRVNGVAQVDLVGGQEREIQVNIDDKKLQGYGLSIGEVQQAILTSNLDFPTGSLKTRVNKSTIRLSGKYKSVAEMSNLVVSNKNGAQVRLSDVATVFDAQKDVEKLARFNQFPTILMQVKKQSDANAVAVSESIQETIKTVEDGYKLQGVKLKVVNDTTDFTLESADHVIFDLFLAIVLVAIVMLLFLHSVRNAFIVMVSIPASLIAAFIGMYLMGYTLNLMSLLGLSLVVGILVDDAIVVLENIYRHMEMGKSKIRAAYDGAAEIGFTVAAITLVIVVVFLPIAMSTGLVANILAQFCVTVVIATLLSLLASFTIIPWLSSRFGKLQHLTGKNAFEKFILWFEKQLDNFTHWITGLLEWSLRTTFRRVFTVAVTFVVLILSFMLVKFGYIGGEFFPKTDRGQFLVQMELPKDATIEKTNQITLEVERFLRKDKDVVDLITTVGQQSTGFGGIQATTYQSEVQVNLTDKSERSESTDIKSAKVKRALEEKFTGVEFKTAPIGIMGAENAPIEMVVTAPDNATAVKEATRILNLLKKVPGAVDAELSTDTGNPEVQVNLDRDKMASLGLNLSSVGQTMQTAFNGNTDGKFKAGEYEYDINIRFADNSRKSIEDVKNLIFTNSQGQQIRLSQFADVKMGSGPSLLERRDKSPSVKVKAKAVGRPVGDVANEWANQFMDGKDKPAGVDYIWSGDMENQQEGFGTLGIALLAAIVLVYLVMVSLYDSFVYPFVVLFSIPLAMIGVMLILALTGNSLNIFTMLGMIMLIGLVAKNAILIVDFTNARKAAGVNTHDALIQANHARLRPILMTTIAMIFGMLPIALANGAGAEMNKGLAWVIIGGLTSSLFLTLIIVPIVYSLFDSVLVKMGKHEKVDYEAEMKADYVHKELSEDGYTPKHLD, encoded by the coding sequence ATGAAGTTAGCAGAAATATCGATTAAAAGACCATCGTTGGTTATTGTATTATTTACATTGCTAACGTTAGGAGGACTTTTGAGCTATTCTATGATGGGATACGAGCTCATTCCAAAATTTGAAACCAATATAGTAACTATTTCTACCGTTTATCCAGGAGCTTCTCCTAGTGAAGTAGAAACATCTGTTACCCGAAAAATTGAAGATGCTGTAGGTTCTTTAGAAAACGTAAAAAAAGTAGAATCTTCTTCATACGAAAGTTTGTCTGTTATTATGGTTCAGCTTAATAATGGAGCAGATGTAGATTATGCGCTTAATGATGCTCAGCGTAAGGTAAATGCTATTTTGGCAGACCTTCCAGATGATGTAGATGCGCCTTCTCTTAATAAATTCTCTTTGGACGATATGCCTATTATCACCATGAGTATTTCGTCTGATAAATTAAATAATAAAGAACTTTACGACCTTTTAGACAAAAAAATAGAACCTATTTTTTCTCGTGTAAATGGTGTGGCACAAGTTGACCTTGTTGGTGGACAAGAGAGAGAAATTCAGGTAAATATTGATGATAAAAAATTGCAAGGTTACGGACTTTCTATTGGCGAAGTGCAACAGGCAATCCTTACTTCAAACTTAGATTTTCCTACAGGTAGTTTAAAAACCAGAGTTAATAAATCTACCATTAGATTATCTGGTAAATATAAATCTGTAGCAGAAATGAGTAATCTTGTGGTTTCTAATAAAAACGGAGCTCAAGTTCGTCTTTCTGATGTAGCAACTGTTTTTGATGCTCAAAAAGATGTTGAAAAATTAGCAAGATTTAATCAGTTTCCTACTATTTTAATGCAGGTTAAAAAACAATCTGATGCTAATGCTGTAGCGGTTTCAGAAAGCATTCAAGAAACAATAAAAACAGTAGAAGACGGATATAAACTGCAGGGTGTAAAATTAAAAGTAGTAAACGATACTACAGATTTTACATTAGAATCTGCAGACCACGTTATTTTCGATTTATTTTTAGCTATTGTTTTGGTGGCTATTGTAATGTTATTGTTCTTGCATAGTGTTAGGAATGCTTTTATTGTAATGGTTTCTATTCCAGCTTCATTAATTGCAGCTTTTATTGGGATGTATCTCATGGGATATACCCTAAACTTGATGAGTTTATTAGGACTTTCGTTAGTTGTGGGGATTCTGGTAGATGACGCGATTGTGGTTCTAGAGAACATCTATCGTCACATGGAAATGGGAAAAAGCAAAATTAGAGCAGCTTATGATGGTGCTGCGGAAATTGGCTTTACCGTTGCTGCTATTACTTTAGTAATTGTGGTAGTATTCTTGCCAATTGCGATGAGTACAGGTCTTGTAGCTAATATCTTGGCACAATTCTGTGTAACCGTGGTTATTGCAACATTATTATCATTGTTGGCTTCTTTTACCATTATACCTTGGTTGTCATCAAGATTTGGAAAACTACAACACCTTACAGGTAAAAATGCTTTTGAAAAATTCATTCTTTGGTTCGAAAAACAATTAGATAACTTTACACATTGGATTACAGGATTATTAGAGTGGTCTCTTAGAACTACTTTCAGAAGAGTATTTACAGTTGCCGTTACATTTGTTGTTTTGATTTTGTCTTTCATGTTAGTGAAATTCGGTTATATTGGTGGAGAATTCTTCCCGAAAACAGACCGTGGACAGTTCTTGGTTCAAATGGAATTGCCAAAAGATGCAACCATCGAGAAAACAAACCAAATTACTTTAGAAGTTGAAAGGTTTTTAAGAAAAGATAAAGATGTAGTAGATTTAATTACAACTGTTGGTCAACAATCTACTGGTTTTGGAGGCATACAAGCAACTACTTATCAATCTGAAGTTCAGGTGAATTTAACAGATAAATCTGAGCGTTCTGAAAGCACAGATATTAAATCTGCAAAAGTAAAAAGAGCTTTAGAAGAAAAATTTACAGGAGTTGAATTTAAAACTGCTCCAATTGGTATAATGGGTGCGGAGAATGCTCCTATAGAAATGGTAGTTACCGCTCCTGATAATGCTACGGCTGTAAAAGAAGCAACAAGAATTTTAAATTTATTGAAAAAAGTTCCGGGTGCGGTAGATGCAGAGTTATCTACGGATACAGGTAATCCAGAAGTTCAGGTAAATTTAGATAGAGATAAAATGGCGTCTTTGGGCTTAAATCTTTCGAGTGTAGGACAAACAATGCAAACAGCATTCAACGGTAATACAGACGGAAAATTTAAAGCTGGAGAATATGAATATGATATTAATATTCGTTTTGCTGATAATAGCAGAAAATCTATTGAAGATGTTAAGAATTTAATTTTTACTAATTCTCAAGGACAGCAAATTCGTTTGAGCCAGTTTGCTGATGTTAAAATGGGTTCGGGGCCTAGTTTACTAGAACGTAGAGACAAATCTCCGTCTGTAAAAGTGAAAGCTAAAGCGGTAGGAAGACCTGTAGGAGATGTTGCAAACGAATGGGCAAACCAATTTATGGATGGTAAAGATAAACCCGCAGGAGTAGATTACATCTGGAGTGGTGATATGGAAAACCAACAAGAAGGTTTCGGTACATTAGGTATTGCTTTGTTAGCGGCTATTGTCTTAGTTTATTTGGTAATGGTATCATTGTACGACTCTTTTGTATATCCATTTGTAGTATTGTTTTCAATTCCGTTGGCGATGATTGGGGTAATGCTCATTTTAGCACTTACAGGTAATTCATTGAATATTTTCACCATGTTGGGGATGATTATGTTGATTGGTTTGGTAGCGAAAAATGCAATTTTGATTGTTGACTTTACCAATGCCAGAAAAGCAGCAGGAGTTAATACTCACGATGCTTTAATACAAGCAAATCATGCTCGTCTTCGTCCTATTTTGATGACTACAATTGCCATGATTTTCGGGATGTTGCCAATTGCTTTAGCAAACGGAGCAGGAGCTGAGATGAACAAAGGTCTTGCTTGGGTAATTATTGGTGGTTTAACGTCATCATTATTCCTTACATTAATTATTGTACCAATTGTTTATTCATTGTTTGACTCTGTTTTAGTAAAAATGGGCAAACATGAAAAAGTAGATTATGAAGCTGAAATGAAAGCAGATTACGTACACAAAGAACTAAGTGAAGACGGCTATACTCCGAAGCATTTAGATTAA
- a CDS encoding threonine/serine exporter family protein — translation MKSEMLQEKPLIEKYNDLLLDIGSTLMVAGAHCGRIERNIKRIADVFGVDIEIFYSFNGIILTTKMRNNPSETATHYKRLPSHGVHFGILNEISLLSWKVVSDHLDYPHIKREFEKIKKLSHHKRIQIVLGVGIACASLCILAKGDFIDATFAFFASMLGLIARQEISKRKFNVMLAISGGAFVTSFIASINVFYGIGALPEKALATSVLYLVPGVQLVNAVIDLIEGYVATAIARGFYSGFLLLCIAAGMALSILIFGINNFY, via the coding sequence ATGAAATCAGAAATGTTGCAAGAGAAACCTTTAATCGAAAAATATAATGATTTACTCTTAGATATAGGCTCTACATTGATGGTTGCAGGTGCACATTGTGGTAGAATAGAACGAAATATAAAACGTATTGCAGATGTTTTCGGGGTAGATATAGAAATCTTTTATTCTTTCAATGGAATTATTCTCACCACTAAAATGAGAAACAACCCTTCGGAAACCGCCACTCATTATAAAAGATTGCCAAGTCATGGTGTACATTTCGGGATTCTCAACGAAATAAGTTTGCTTTCTTGGAAGGTGGTGAGCGATCATCTAGATTATCCACATATTAAAAGAGAGTTTGAAAAAATTAAAAAACTTTCTCATCATAAACGAATTCAAATTGTTCTAGGAGTAGGAATAGCTTGCGCATCTCTTTGTATTTTAGCCAAAGGAGATTTTATAGATGCCACTTTTGCGTTTTTTGCTTCTATGCTGGGATTAATTGCCAGACAAGAAATTTCAAAACGAAAATTTAATGTGATGTTAGCAATTAGTGGTGGAGCATTTGTTACCAGTTTTATCGCTTCCATTAATGTTTTTTATGGAATAGGAGCACTCCCCGAAAAAGCATTGGCTACTTCAGTGCTGTATTTGGTTCCGGGTGTTCAATTGGTGAATGCCGTTATAGATTTAATCGAAGGATACGTTGCAACAGCTATTGCAAGAGGTTTTTACTCAGGATTTCTCTTATTGTGTATTGCTGCGGGAATGGCTTTGAGTATTCTAATTTTTGGAATTAATAATTTTTACTAA
- a CDS encoding threonine/serine exporter family protein → MDFFLLVIKDFSFAFCVAIGFGSLFNTPNRVLLIAGLLGGLGHALRFTLYEGVGLGLITSTLSGTVLIGLLGIVLAHRVHTPPIVFTMPACITMIPGMYAYKTMLGFIRLTDESGLVRNPQDLDNTFHNLVLTASLLFCLAVGISIGVLLFRQSSVKMLKFAHKRKIEND, encoded by the coding sequence ATGGATTTTTTTCTACTGGTCATAAAAGATTTTAGCTTCGCATTTTGTGTAGCCATTGGTTTTGGAAGTTTGTTTAACACGCCAAACAGAGTTTTATTAATCGCAGGATTATTAGGTGGTTTAGGTCACGCTTTGCGTTTTACTTTGTACGAAGGAGTTGGTTTAGGATTAATAACTTCTACACTTTCCGGAACTGTTCTTATTGGTTTATTGGGAATTGTTTTGGCGCATAGAGTTCACACTCCGCCTATTGTTTTTACCATGCCAGCTTGCATTACCATGATTCCCGGAATGTACGCCTACAAAACCATGTTGGGCTTCATTCGATTGACAGACGAAAGCGGATTAGTCAGAAATCCTCAAGATTTAGACAATACTTTTCACAATTTGGTTCTTACTGCTTCTTTATTGTTTTGTTTGGCAGTCGGAATTTCCATCGGTGTATTGCTTTTCAGACAATCGAGTGTAAAAATGCTGAAATTTGCCCACAAAAGAAAAATAGAAAACGATTAG
- a CDS encoding ABC transporter ATP-binding protein: MSLEIKNLTKKFGEQTALHNINLDIDKNEIIGLLGPNGAGKSTLMKSIVGALKIDEGEIIFDGKNITENETEVKKKIGFLPENNPLYLEMYVKEYLQFVADIHQISKEKVDEIIDLVGITPEKSKKISQLSKGYKQRVGLAQAILHAPDLLILDEPTNGLDPNQILEIRNVIKEIGKEKTVILSTHIMQEVEALCTRVILIHQGNIVQDADIADFKGKFNNLEEAFAHYTSVKIED; this comes from the coding sequence ATGTCTTTAGAAATCAAAAATCTTACAAAAAAATTTGGTGAACAAACAGCGCTTCACAACATCAATTTAGATATTGACAAAAATGAAATCATAGGACTTTTAGGACCGAATGGTGCAGGAAAGTCTACCTTGATGAAATCTATTGTGGGTGCTCTAAAAATAGATGAAGGAGAAATTATTTTTGATGGAAAAAACATTACCGAAAACGAAACAGAAGTAAAGAAAAAAATCGGTTTTTTGCCAGAAAATAATCCACTTTATTTGGAAATGTATGTGAAAGAATATTTGCAATTCGTGGCAGATATTCACCAAATTTCTAAAGAAAAAGTAGATGAAATCATAGATTTAGTAGGTATTACTCCCGAAAAATCAAAGAAAATTTCTCAATTATCGAAAGGTTACAAACAGCGTGTTGGCCTAGCTCAAGCGATTCTTCATGCTCCAGATTTATTGATTCTAGATGAACCTACTAATGGTCTTGACCCGAATCAAATTCTAGAAATTAGAAATGTAATTAAAGAAATTGGCAAAGAAAAAACCGTAATTCTCTCTACTCACATTATGCAAGAAGTAGAAGCGCTCTGTACTAGAGTGATTTTGATTCATCAAGGAAACATTGTTCAAGATGCTGATATTGCAGATTTCAAAGGGAAATTCAATAATTTAGAAGAAGCTTTTGCTCATTATACCAGCGTAAAAATAGAAGACTAA
- a CDS encoding ABC transporter substrate-binding protein yields the protein MKSYFFAFFALLMVISCKKETYQLSTDWIVISKNIQFKENGDFLLLKSGKHQYKIPHSKLPYQKIMLLNASLVGYFIELGAEEKIIGVSSPEYIFSEKIQKSIQENKIQNIGNEQKYNVEKIIAYQPDAIFTNYVASFENTYEILKKNGIEIIFIDEYLEEKPLEKAKIIEVFGKLLGKEKEALEKYSEIEKNYNSYKNLAAKSTNKPQVLTNEIYGNQWFVAGGNSQIAHFIKDANAQYIFGDNSESKSTPKSFEEVFSRAENAEFWVNVGNHKNKKDLLQINPNYAKMKVYKKGDIYTIAGREKGSANDYFESGVVRADLVLKDYIKIFHPEIFPKDSLLYMKKLN from the coding sequence ATGAAATCATATTTTTTTGCTTTTTTTGCGTTATTGATGGTAATTTCTTGTAAAAAAGAAACTTATCAATTGTCCACAGATTGGATTGTTATTTCTAAAAACATTCAGTTCAAAGAAAATGGCGATTTTTTACTTTTAAAATCAGGAAAACATCAGTATAAAATTCCTCATTCTAAATTGCCCTACCAAAAAATTATGTTGCTGAATGCTAGTTTGGTTGGTTATTTTATAGAATTAGGTGCAGAAGAAAAAATCATTGGCGTTTCCAGTCCAGAATATATTTTTTCAGAGAAAATACAGAAATCAATCCAAGAAAATAAAATTCAAAACATCGGAAACGAACAAAAATACAACGTAGAAAAAATCATTGCGTATCAACCAGATGCTATTTTCACCAATTACGTTGCTAGTTTTGAGAATACTTATGAAATTCTGAAGAAAAACGGAATAGAAATTATCTTTATTGATGAATATTTAGAAGAGAAACCTTTAGAAAAAGCAAAAATAATAGAGGTTTTCGGTAAACTTCTCGGTAAAGAAAAAGAAGCATTAGAAAAATATTCAGAAATTGAAAAAAATTATAATTCGTATAAGAATTTAGCAGCAAAATCTACGAATAAACCGCAAGTTTTGACCAATGAAATCTACGGAAATCAATGGTTTGTAGCAGGTGGAAACTCTCAAATCGCACATTTTATAAAAGATGCAAATGCCCAATATATTTTTGGGGATAATTCAGAATCTAAATCTACCCCGAAAAGTTTCGAAGAAGTCTTTTCTAGAGCCGAAAATGCAGAATTTTGGGTAAATGTAGGAAATCATAAAAACAAGAAAGATTTACTCCAAATCAACCCGAATTATGCGAAGATGAAAGTCTACAAAAAAGGCGATATTTACACCATTGCTGGTAGAGAAAAAGGTTCTGCCAATGATTATTTCGAAAGTGGAGTAGTGAGAGCAGATTTAGTTTTGAAAGATTATATAAAAATTTTTCATCCAGAGATTTTTCCAAAAGATTCATTATTGTATATGAAAAAACTGAATTAG
- the mtgA gene encoding monofunctional biosynthetic peptidoglycan transglycosylase, with the protein MWKFIKKLFYTIAIISIFSIIWGRFFNPIITITQIEGLVKYQKLDRDYISFDEMGRNVKKAVIASEDQNFYRHNGFDFQAIQKAFADNQKGKKLKGGSTISQQTAKNVFLWNGRSYVRKGLEAIFTFIIEKVWSKDIILERYLNSIEMGQGVFGVEAASHYYFGKSSADLTKSEAAWIAVCLPNPKKYDPKNPSSYLSRKHSWVMRQMNYVNLE; encoded by the coding sequence ATGTGGAAATTTATTAAGAAACTATTTTATACCATTGCCATCATCAGCATTTTTTCTATTATTTGGGGAAGATTCTTTAATCCTATTATTACCATTACGCAAATAGAAGGTCTGGTGAAATATCAAAAACTAGATAGAGATTACATCAGTTTTGATGAAATGGGAAGAAACGTAAAAAAAGCAGTCATTGCTAGCGAAGACCAGAATTTTTACAGACATAATGGTTTTGATTTTCAAGCCATACAAAAAGCATTTGCCGATAATCAAAAAGGAAAAAAATTAAAAGGAGGAAGTACCATTTCTCAACAAACCGCTAAAAATGTCTTCCTTTGGAACGGTAGAAGTTACGTAAGAAAAGGTCTGGAAGCTATTTTTACCTTTATCATAGAAAAAGTTTGGAGCAAAGATATTATTTTAGAACGTTACTTGAATTCCATAGAAATGGGACAAGGTGTTTTCGGAGTAGAAGCAGCAAGTCACTACTATTTTGGAAAATCTTCAGCAGATTTAACCAAGTCAGAAGCAGCTTGGATTGCAGTTTGTCTTCCAAATCCTAAAAAATATGACCCGAAAAATCCGAGTTCTTATCTTTCTAGAAAACATTCTTGGGTGATGAGACAAATGAATTACGTAAATTTGGAGTAA